A single region of the Microcoleus sp. FACHB-831 genome encodes:
- a CDS encoding glutathione S-transferase family protein, protein MNYRHKLLRSWAIVQSVSQERYTLKQLARCNLPAGDKMLELYQFELSQYSEKVRLLLDYKGLAYRKIEVTPGVGQLELFQMSGKRQVPVLKDGNTVIADSTAIAMYLDRQYPDRPLIPTDPKKRGLVLLMEEWADESIGMKSRKALFGGLTKDQNFRTAVLPTSTPDIVKNLIAAVPSELLNLVGFGVGASPDAVLDATDALRQDLEALTLILQDSPYLVGDTPTLADFAVAGLSMLIKFPDGPYLDLPIALRGKGVPGLADNPLYESFFIWRDRLYAQYRKPLTTTTTTTSTTPTSIEID, encoded by the coding sequence ATGAACTACAGACACAAATTGCTGCGAAGTTGGGCCATCGTGCAGTCTGTTAGCCAAGAACGTTACACTTTGAAACAGTTAGCACGTTGTAACTTGCCCGCAGGAGATAAAATGCTGGAATTGTACCAATTTGAACTATCCCAATACTCGGAAAAAGTGCGGCTGCTGCTAGATTACAAAGGTCTTGCCTACCGCAAAATTGAAGTTACGCCAGGAGTAGGGCAACTCGAACTTTTTCAGATGTCTGGGAAACGGCAAGTACCAGTGCTGAAGGATGGAAATACGGTGATTGCAGATTCTACTGCGATCGCCATGTACCTCGACCGACAGTATCCCGACCGTCCGCTTATCCCAACTGACCCCAAAAAACGTGGATTGGTCTTACTAATGGAAGAATGGGCAGATGAGTCAATTGGTATGAAAAGTCGCAAAGCTTTATTTGGCGGACTCACCAAAGACCAAAACTTCCGCACAGCCGTATTGCCAACTTCTACACCCGATATAGTCAAAAACCTGATCGCTGCTGTACCCAGCGAATTACTAAACCTTGTTGGGTTTGGAGTTGGTGCCAGTCCCGATGCCGTCCTAGACGCAACGGACGCCCTCAGACAAGACTTAGAAGCCCTCACCCTGATTTTGCAGGATAGCCCTTACCTCGTCGGCGATACACCGACTTTAGCTGATTTTGCTGTAGCTGGGTTGAGCATGCTGATAAAATTCCCAGATGGCCCTTATCTGGATCTTCCAATCGCGCTGCGCGGTAAAGGCGTCCCTGGTTTGGCCGACAATCCCCTGTATGAAAGCTTTTTCATCTGGCGCGATCGCCTCTATGCCCAATACCGCAAACCGCTGACAACAACAACTACTACTACCTCCACCACCCCCACCTCGATTGAGATAGATTAG
- a CDS encoding GlsB/YeaQ/YmgE family stress response membrane protein encodes MGIIAWIVLGLIAGALAKAIYPGHQGGGIFATIGLGILGALVGGYLGQVLFGSGGAAAASVGALSLPSIAFAVLGAMVLLFLWGLLTRASA; translated from the coding sequence ATGGGTATCATTGCTTGGATCGTTTTAGGTTTGATTGCTGGCGCACTTGCTAAAGCTATCTATCCAGGCCACCAAGGCGGCGGGATTTTTGCAACAATCGGTTTAGGTATTTTGGGTGCATTGGTCGGCGGTTATTTGGGTCAAGTATTATTTGGTTCCGGTGGTGCGGCGGCAGCTTCAGTAGGAGCATTAAGTTTACCTAGCATTGCATTTGCTGTCCTGGGTGCAATGGTTCTGCTGTTCCTGTGGGGCCTGTTGACCAGAGCTAGTGCGTAA